One Niabella beijingensis DNA window includes the following coding sequences:
- a CDS encoding M28 family peptidase: protein MRIFRFLIPALIPVLHISAQNTSVFNTATVEKTIRFLASDEMKGRAVFSPEIDKAAGFIAASFKKSGLQPLQDDSFLQSFAVYSAAFRGLSARIDQKDISKDNVIVITGEPELAVTEKSGYSISTIAAGSSLFREASEAVGKGTNTIVLVDESFAADFKRLVFFKRNFFKRTGSVIFILGKPAMQTYSIKASHSIKEHKLANVAGILPGKSKKDEYVIFSAHYDHIGTGKPENGDSIYNGANDDASGTTAVMMLADYFASLKNNERSIIFVTFTAEESGGFGSQHFSRQLDPSKIAAMLNIEMIGTDSKWGKNSAYITGFEKSSLGTILQKNLAGSGFEFHPDPYPDQQLFYRSDNATLAKLGVPAHTISTSKMDNEPHYHQPSDAVETLDLTNMTEIIRSIGISAQSVIAGEDTPSRVTEN, encoded by the coding sequence ATGCGCATTTTCAGATTTCTGATTCCGGCATTGATCCCGGTTTTACATATATCCGCTCAGAACACCAGCGTCTTCAATACGGCAACTGTTGAAAAAACGATCCGTTTTCTGGCTTCGGACGAGATGAAAGGCCGGGCGGTCTTTTCGCCCGAGATTGATAAAGCAGCCGGTTTTATTGCTGCCTCCTTTAAGAAAAGCGGGCTGCAACCATTGCAGGACGATTCCTTTTTACAATCCTTTGCCGTTTATAGCGCCGCGTTCAGAGGACTTTCCGCGCGCATCGACCAGAAAGATATTTCCAAAGACAATGTGATCGTCATCACAGGGGAGCCGGAACTGGCAGTAACAGAAAAATCCGGTTACAGCATCAGCACCATCGCCGCAGGCAGTTCCCTTTTCCGGGAAGCTTCCGAAGCGGTCGGCAAGGGCACCAACACCATTGTATTGGTAGACGAAAGTTTCGCAGCAGACTTTAAACGGCTGGTATTCTTTAAAAGGAACTTCTTTAAGCGCACCGGATCTGTCATTTTTATCCTGGGAAAGCCGGCAATGCAGACCTATTCCATAAAAGCATCGCATAGCATCAAAGAACATAAGCTTGCAAATGTAGCGGGCATTCTGCCGGGCAAATCAAAAAAAGACGAATACGTGATCTTTTCCGCGCACTATGATCACATTGGTACCGGCAAACCGGAGAACGGTGACTCCATTTATAATGGTGCCAATGACGACGCCTCCGGAACAACAGCAGTAATGATGCTGGCCGATTATTTTGCTTCTTTAAAAAACAATGAGCGTTCGATCATTTTTGTAACCTTCACTGCTGAAGAATCCGGCGGCTTCGGGTCACAGCACTTCAGCAGGCAGCTGGACCCCTCCAAAATAGCAGCGATGCTGAACATAGAAATGATCGGCACCGACAGTAAATGGGGCAAGAACTCCGCTTACATTACCGGTTTCGAGAAATCATCCCTGGGCACCATCCTTCAGAAAAATCTGGCGGGGAGTGGCTTTGAATTCCATCCGGACCCCTATCCTGACCAGCAATTATTCTATCGCTCTGATAACGCCACCCTGGCCAAACTGGGTGTTCCGGCGCATACCATCTCCACTTCAAAAATGGACAATGAGCCGCATTATCACCAACCCAGCGACGCCGTGGAAACACTGGACCTGACCAATATGACAGAAATTATCCGGTCCATTGGAATCAGCGCGCAATCCGTTATTGCGGGTGAGGACACACCCAGCCGGGTTACGGAAAATTAA
- a CDS encoding peptide chain release factor 3: MKYHDEIMHRRTFAIISHPDAGKTTLTEKFLLFGGAIQVAGAVKSNKIKKSATSDFMEIERQRGISVATSVMSFEYNDILINLLDTPGHKDFAEDTFRTLTAVDSVILVVDSVNGVEEQTRRLMEVCRMRDTPVIVFINKMDRDGKNRFDLLEEIEKELNISLHPMTWPINSGKDFKGVYNLYDKNIRLFTANTKADEEDTLAISDINDPILDTRLGATDAAVLREDVELVDGVNGELNVADYLAAKVSPVFFGSAINNFGVKEMLDTFIRIAPPPQSRETTARKIDVEEDKLSGFIFKIHANLDPKHRDRIAFFRVCSGRFERNKYFHHVRLDKDVRFSNPYSFMARDKSIIQDAYAGDVVGLFDTGNFKIGDTLTEGEDFYFTGIPSFSPEIFKEVINKDPMKTKQLEKGLLQLTDEGVAQLFTQFGGTKKIVGCVGELQFEVIQYRLLHEYGASVEFRALPFYKACWLTSKDPQKLDDFGKFKLANTGEDKDGNMVYLAQSEWFLNTEINNNPDIEFHFSSEIHQ, translated from the coding sequence ATGAAGTATCACGATGAGATCATGCACCGGCGCACCTTTGCGATCATCAGTCACCCGGATGCCGGTAAGACCACGCTTACAGAAAAATTTCTTTTATTCGGCGGCGCCATCCAGGTGGCCGGAGCTGTTAAAAGCAATAAAATAAAAAAATCAGCCACTTCCGATTTTATGGAAATCGAGCGGCAGCGGGGTATCTCTGTAGCTACCTCCGTAATGAGTTTTGAATACAATGATATCCTGATCAACCTGCTGGATACACCGGGTCACAAAGACTTTGCCGAAGATACGTTCCGGACCCTCACCGCGGTGGACAGTGTGATCCTCGTGGTTGACAGTGTGAATGGCGTGGAAGAGCAAACACGTCGCCTGATGGAGGTTTGCCGCATGCGCGACACACCGGTGATCGTGTTCATCAATAAAATGGACCGTGACGGAAAGAACCGGTTTGATCTTCTTGAAGAAATTGAAAAAGAGCTGAATATTTCCCTGCACCCCATGACCTGGCCCATCAACAGCGGTAAGGACTTTAAAGGGGTGTATAATCTTTATGACAAAAACATCCGCTTGTTCACCGCCAATACAAAGGCTGACGAAGAAGATACGCTGGCCATTTCCGACATCAACGATCCCATACTGGATACCCGGCTGGGCGCTACCGATGCGGCTGTTTTAAGGGAAGATGTGGAACTGGTGGACGGAGTGAACGGGGAATTGAATGTAGCCGATTATCTGGCAGCAAAAGTATCGCCGGTATTCTTCGGAAGTGCCATCAACAATTTCGGTGTAAAGGAAATGCTGGATACATTTATCCGGATAGCGCCGCCGCCCCAGAGCCGGGAAACGACCGCACGTAAGATAGATGTGGAAGAAGATAAACTGAGCGGTTTTATTTTTAAGATCCACGCCAACCTGGATCCCAAGCACCGCGACCGTATCGCCTTCTTCCGGGTTTGTTCCGGCCGGTTCGAACGCAACAAATACTTTCATCATGTGCGCCTGGATAAGGATGTCCGCTTCAGCAACCCCTACTCTTTTATGGCGCGGGATAAAAGCATCATCCAGGATGCCTATGCCGGTGATGTGGTGGGCCTGTTCGACACCGGTAACTTTAAGATCGGCGATACCCTGACCGAGGGCGAGGACTTTTACTTTACAGGTATCCCCTCTTTCTCTCCCGAGATTTTCAAAGAGGTCATCAACAAAGACCCGATGAAAACCAAACAACTGGAAAAAGGATTGTTACAACTGACCGACGAGGGTGTGGCCCAGCTCTTTACCCAGTTTGGCGGCACAAAAAAAATCGTGGGTTGTGTGGGCGAGCTCCAGTTTGAAGTGATCCAGTACCGTCTTTTACACGAATACGGTGCCTCTGTGGAGTTTCGTGCGCTGCCTTTTTATAAAGCCTGCTGGCTTACAAGCAAGGATCCTCAAAAGCTGGATGACTTCGGCAAATTCAAACTGGCCAATACCGGCGAAGATAAAGACGGGAACATGGTTTATCTGGCACAAAGCGAGTGGTTCCTGAACACGGAAATCAACAACAACCCGGATATCGAGTTCCATTTCAGCAGTGAGATCCACCAGTGA
- a CDS encoding serine hydrolase domain-containing protein, translating into MRRAIVIIAWISLTIGCKSKTQAQKEKAAAEASDPAAYNAAQMTAEEKERYQKILSAFFDSALIRRGFNGGILVAKGGNILYESYHGYKDPNKKADTIDAGTQFHLASTSKPFTAVTVLRLIQDSKIGLQDPVTRYFPAFPYPAVTVEQLLSHRSGLPNYLSVMEDKTKWDPKQMVSNDDVLQFLEQYKPVPMFKAGTRFAYCNTNFVMLALIVEKVTGKKFPQYVKETIFDPLQMTHTFIYTPADSGKVVMSYKPSGALWVNDQFDNTYGDKNVYSTPEDMFKWDRALYNPAFIRQSLLDSAYQPHSHEKPSIHNYGLGWRMLNLPNGKNVIYHNGKWHGFTPAFGRLLDEQAVIVILGNKMNSNMYNMARKAYDFFGDYMQNKVGGSEEEGDARTAAAAAAAAPAREVRPAPKTAPRAPVRSGRTATKTTLKKPVAKTPVKKTTASKKTTPPAKKKTKK; encoded by the coding sequence TTGAGAAGAGCTATAGTTATCATCGCATGGATATCATTAACGATTGGTTGTAAGTCGAAAACGCAGGCCCAGAAAGAAAAAGCAGCTGCCGAAGCATCGGATCCGGCTGCTTACAACGCCGCGCAAATGACGGCTGAAGAAAAAGAACGGTATCAAAAAATACTCAGTGCCTTCTTTGATTCTGCATTGATCCGTCGCGGGTTTAACGGAGGGATCCTTGTAGCAAAAGGAGGTAATATATTGTATGAATCCTACCACGGATATAAAGACCCGAATAAAAAAGCGGATACGATTGACGCTGGCACCCAGTTTCATCTTGCATCTACCAGCAAGCCTTTCACTGCGGTGACCGTGTTGCGGTTAATACAGGATTCAAAAATAGGACTACAGGACCCTGTGACCCGGTATTTCCCCGCTTTTCCCTATCCTGCTGTTACGGTAGAACAATTGCTCTCCCATAGAAGTGGACTGCCCAATTATCTTTCCGTAATGGAGGATAAGACCAAATGGGACCCGAAGCAGATGGTCTCCAATGATGATGTGCTGCAGTTCCTCGAACAATACAAACCGGTACCTATGTTCAAAGCCGGCACCCGCTTTGCCTACTGCAATACCAATTTTGTAATGCTGGCACTGATCGTGGAAAAAGTTACCGGTAAAAAGTTTCCCCAGTATGTAAAGGAAACCATTTTTGATCCGCTGCAGATGACGCACACCTTTATTTATACGCCGGCAGACAGCGGCAAAGTGGTCATGTCTTATAAACCTTCCGGTGCCTTATGGGTGAACGACCAGTTTGACAACACCTATGGTGATAAGAATGTGTACAGCACACCGGAAGATATGTTTAAATGGGACCGGGCACTGTACAACCCGGCTTTTATACGCCAGTCGCTGCTGGATTCCGCGTATCAGCCGCACAGTCATGAAAAGCCCTCTATTCACAATTACGGCCTGGGCTGGCGCATGCTGAACCTGCCCAACGGCAAAAATGTGATCTATCACAATGGCAAGTGGCACGGGTTCACTCCGGCTTTTGGCCGGCTGCTTGATGAGCAGGCAGTGATCGTCATCCTGGGCAATAAAATGAATTCCAACATGTACAATATGGCCCGGAAAGCCTATGATTTTTTTGGCGACTATATGCAAAACAAGGTAGGCGGCAGTGAAGAAGAAGGCGATGCCAGAACCGCAGCAGCGGCGGCGGCTGCTGCTCCGGCACGGGAAGTACGGCCCGCGCCCAAAACAGCCCCAAGGGCCCCTGTAAGATCCGGCCGGACCGCGACTAAAACCACTTTAAAGAAACCGGTAGCAAAGACGCCTGTTAAAAAGACCACAGCATCAAAAAAAACAACCCCACCGGCCAAAAAGAAGACAAAAAAATAA
- the serA gene encoding phosphoglycerate dehydrogenase: MTNKKETSYPKEKIRILFLENISDLAVQRFKDEGYSKVEKLTKALSEEELIKEIKNVHILGIRSKTHITKKVLDAAEKLQAIGCFCIGVNQVDLAAATEKGVVVFNAPYSNTRSVAELVIANAVMLIRRLPDKIMAAHEGVWMKDSKNSYELRGKTLGIIGYGNIGSQVSVLAEAMGMKVLFYDIEIKLPLGNAKDAKTLKDLLQKSDVVTLHVPDTPQTKNLITKNNLKYFKKNAILINYARGEVVDLDDLSKAIKEGHISGAALDVFPWEPEKNGDQFTSPMQHLPNVILTPHIGGSTEEAQENIGVDVSTKLFNFVEKGISNGSHTVPALALPSQEGVHRILHIHYNKPGVLSEINTLLSNNNINITGQYLKTNDEIGYVVLDVEKGVSKKAASILNDVKHTIKTRLVY, encoded by the coding sequence ATGACAAATAAAAAAGAGACGAGCTATCCCAAAGAGAAGATCCGGATATTGTTCCTGGAAAATATAAGCGACCTCGCGGTACAACGGTTTAAGGATGAGGGGTATTCGAAAGTAGAGAAATTAACAAAAGCTCTTTCGGAAGAAGAGCTGATCAAAGAGATCAAGAACGTTCATATTCTTGGAATCCGTTCCAAAACACATATTACCAAAAAAGTACTGGATGCCGCAGAAAAGCTGCAGGCCATCGGGTGTTTTTGTATCGGAGTGAACCAGGTGGACCTGGCAGCAGCTACCGAAAAAGGAGTAGTGGTATTTAATGCGCCTTACAGCAATACCCGTTCGGTTGCGGAGCTGGTGATCGCAAATGCGGTGATGCTGATCCGCCGGTTGCCGGACAAGATCATGGCGGCGCATGAAGGGGTGTGGATGAAAGATTCAAAGAACAGCTATGAGCTGCGCGGAAAAACGCTGGGTATTATCGGTTACGGAAATATCGGCTCCCAGGTAAGCGTGCTGGCGGAGGCCATGGGTATGAAAGTGCTGTTCTATGATATAGAAATAAAACTCCCGCTGGGAAATGCAAAAGATGCCAAAACGCTGAAAGACCTGTTGCAGAAATCGGATGTGGTGACGCTGCACGTGCCGGATACGCCCCAGACGAAAAACCTGATCACAAAAAATAACCTGAAATATTTTAAAAAGAATGCCATCCTTATCAATTATGCACGCGGCGAGGTGGTAGACCTGGATGACCTGAGCAAGGCTATTAAAGAAGGGCATATCAGCGGAGCGGCACTGGATGTATTTCCCTGGGAACCGGAGAAGAACGGGGATCAATTCACCAGCCCGATGCAGCACCTTCCCAATGTTATTTTAACGCCGCATATCGGGGGAAGCACCGAAGAGGCGCAGGAGAATATTGGCGTGGATGTAAGCACAAAGCTGTTCAATTTTGTTGAAAAGGGGATTTCAAACGGATCACATACCGTTCCTGCACTGGCACTGCCCTCGCAGGAAGGCGTACACCGGATCCTGCACATCCATTATAACAAACCGGGGGTACTTTCCGAGATCAATACCCTGTTGTCCAACAACAATATCAATATCACCGGTCAGTACCTGAAAACAAACGACGAGATCGGCTATGTGGTGCTGGATGTGGAAAAAGGTGTTTCGAAAAAGGCCGCATCTATTCTCAATGATGTCAAGCATACGATTAAGACCCGGTTGGTTTACTAG
- the pyk gene encoding pyruvate kinase, translating to MTETQKVRKKTLVAAVPKDTDHSFNRTKIVATVGPACNTYEKLLDLVNAGVNVFRLNFSHGVHEEKIQIINYIREINRKEKTTVAILGDLQGPKLRVGEMEGGGVIVEPGDTFIFTNKKMVGTKEKIYISYPNFHKDVKVGNKIMIDDGKLEVIVRKILSNNDVKVEVILGGFLSSKKGVNLPDTKISLPALTPKDLEDLNLIIKEQLGWVALSFVRQVEDIKQLRKILDKHKSKTKIIAKIEMPEAIPNIREIIHASDGIMIARGDLGVELPVEKVPLIQKSIIRKCIHRAKPVIVATQMMESMIDRSKPNRSEITDVANAVLEGTDAVMLSAETASGKHPTLVVQTMRKIILEIEKTEYHYDLSNELQPQPHSPSLSSDAICYNACNLAKDTRADALIGMTQSGYTGFMLSSYRPKVPLYVFTKNHALINQLSLSWGIRAFFYDDDQHDLDTIFADQINILKKNGFLKRGDTAVSTGSTPVHLKLHTNTIKVTEVP from the coding sequence ATGACAGAAACTCAAAAAGTTCGAAAGAAAACATTGGTGGCTGCAGTTCCCAAGGACACTGATCACAGCTTTAACCGTACAAAAATAGTAGCGACCGTAGGTCCGGCATGCAATACTTACGAAAAACTGCTGGACCTGGTAAACGCCGGTGTAAACGTTTTCCGTTTAAATTTCTCCCATGGCGTACATGAGGAGAAGATACAGATCATCAATTACATCCGGGAGATCAACCGGAAAGAGAAAACAACGGTGGCCATCCTGGGTGATTTACAGGGCCCCAAGCTCCGTGTGGGTGAGATGGAAGGCGGCGGCGTGATTGTTGAGCCGGGCGACACCTTCATTTTTACCAATAAAAAAATGGTGGGCACCAAGGAAAAAATCTATATCTCCTACCCCAATTTCCACAAGGATGTAAAAGTGGGAAACAAAATAATGATCGATGACGGGAAACTGGAAGTGATCGTTCGAAAAATACTGTCCAACAATGATGTGAAAGTGGAGGTAATACTGGGCGGCTTTTTATCATCCAAAAAAGGAGTAAACCTGCCTGATACAAAAATTTCGCTCCCCGCTTTAACACCCAAAGATCTGGAAGATCTCAACCTGATCATCAAGGAACAGCTGGGCTGGGTGGCGCTTTCCTTCGTGCGCCAGGTGGAGGACATTAAACAGCTCCGCAAAATACTGGACAAACACAAGAGCAAGACCAAGATCATCGCGAAAATCGAAATGCCGGAAGCAATTCCCAATATCCGGGAGATCATCCATGCATCCGATGGTATCATGATCGCCCGCGGCGACCTGGGTGTGGAACTTCCCGTTGAGAAAGTTCCCCTGATCCAGAAAAGCATCATCCGCAAGTGCATTCACCGTGCCAAACCCGTGATCGTTGCCACACAGATGATGGAAAGCATGATCGACCGTTCAAAGCCCAACCGCAGCGAAATCACCGATGTGGCCAATGCGGTGCTTGAAGGTACCGATGCGGTAATGCTGAGTGCCGAAACCGCAAGCGGAAAACATCCGACACTGGTAGTGCAGACCATGCGCAAGATCATCCTGGAGATCGAAAAAACAGAATACCATTACGATCTCTCCAACGAGCTGCAGCCACAACCGCATTCTCCTTCCCTTTCCAGCGATGCGATCTGTTACAATGCCTGTAACCTGGCCAAGGATACAAGGGCCGATGCATTGATCGGGATGACGCAGAGTGGTTATACCGGCTTTATGCTGAGCAGCTACCGTCCGAAAGTTCCGCTGTATGTATTTACAAAAAATCATGCCCTCATCAATCAGCTCAGCCTGAGCTGGGGCATCCGTGCCTTTTTCTATGATGACGACCAGCACGATCTGGATACCATTTTCGCAGACCAGATCAATATCCTGAAAAAGAACGGCTTCCTGAAACGGGGTGATACGGCTGTAAGTACGGGCAGTACGCCGGTGCATCTGAAGCTGCATACCAATACGATAAAAGTTACAGAAGTACCATAA
- a CDS encoding 6-phosphofructokinase, protein MEKSIVILAGGGPAPGINTVIGSVAKIFLKDGYRVIGLHDGYKNLFNGKGLTTDIDFKLADDIFSRGGSFLRMSRYKPKDDEFTSEFFEKNNIKLLVTIGGDDTASTANRIANFLTSKNVPVKNIHVPKTIDNDLPLPYGQPTFGYQSAREEGVKLGKTIYEDARTSGNWFVVSAMGREAGHLAFGIGVACHYPMIVIPEMFNKTKLTLDKITKLIVSSIVKRNILGIPYGVAVVSEGVFHFMSDDDIKASGIQFTYDDHGHPELGNVSKAHIYNILLQNELKKLNIAVKSRPVELGYELRCLAPTAYDLEYCTFLGIGVKKLFDQDITGAVVTADATGTVKPLYLKDVADEKGKVKPRLIDMQSADAQTVFADALHYLTDADKEAAKQYLQHPDEYLFNNILEWN, encoded by the coding sequence ATGGAGAAAAGTATCGTAATTCTGGCCGGCGGTGGTCCTGCCCCTGGTATTAACACAGTGATCGGCTCTGTAGCCAAAATCTTTTTAAAAGACGGCTACCGGGTCATTGGTCTGCACGACGGGTACAAAAACCTTTTCAATGGTAAAGGCCTGACCACTGATATTGATTTTAAGCTGGCAGACGACATTTTCAGCCGCGGAGGTTCTTTTCTCCGTATGAGCCGTTATAAACCAAAAGACGATGAATTCACCAGTGAATTTTTCGAAAAGAACAATATTAAATTACTGGTAACCATTGGTGGTGACGATACGGCATCTACAGCCAACCGTATCGCAAACTTCCTCACCAGCAAAAACGTGCCGGTTAAAAATATCCACGTTCCCAAAACCATTGACAACGACCTTCCGCTGCCTTACGGCCAGCCTACCTTTGGCTACCAGAGCGCAAGAGAAGAAGGTGTAAAACTGGGTAAGACCATTTATGAAGATGCCCGCACCTCCGGTAACTGGTTTGTGGTATCCGCAATGGGACGTGAGGCCGGTCACCTGGCCTTCGGTATTGGGGTAGCCTGTCATTATCCCATGATCGTGATCCCGGAAATGTTCAACAAAACAAAGCTCACGCTGGATAAGATCACCAAACTGATCGTGTCTTCCATTGTAAAAAGAAATATCCTGGGCATCCCGTATGGTGTTGCCGTGGTGAGTGAGGGGGTTTTCCACTTTATGAGCGATGATGATATCAAAGCCTCCGGCATCCAGTTCACGTATGATGACCACGGACATCCGGAGCTGGGCAATGTAAGTAAAGCACATATTTACAATATCCTGTTGCAGAATGAACTGAAAAAACTGAATATAGCGGTAAAAAGCCGTCCGGTGGAACTGGGCTACGAACTGCGTTGCCTGGCGCCTACCGCTTATGACCTGGAATATTGCACGTTCCTGGGTATTGGTGTTAAAAAGCTGTTTGACCAGGATATCACCGGCGCTGTTGTTACAGCAGATGCCACCGGTACTGTTAAACCGCTTTACCTGAAGGATGTAGCAGATGAGAAAGGGAAAGTGAAGCCCCGCCTGATCGACATGCAAAGCGCTGATGCGCAGACCGTATTTGCCGATGCACTTCACTACCTGACGGATGCCGACAAAGAAGCGGCGAAGCAGTACCTGCAGCACCCGGATGAATACCTGTTCAATAATATCCTGGAGTGGAACTAA
- a CDS encoding fructosamine kinase family protein: MISKPLLDQLKFPVTEQEVIQSGPVNRCHRIASGTSSYFLKVNNASGCPMLFEKEYNALKALSGRNALRVPEPLKWGIAGEEQYLLLEWMDTAAPLPKSWELLGSGLARIHREGAPYFGFFEDNYLSVWPQENTVTVTWPEFYGNHRILPLIRELYHSGILTKADSTLAERFCRRLPELFPDEQPALLHGDLWSGNILFTMRGEPVVVDPAVYYGHREMDIGMTLLFGGFTQDFYSSYEAVYPLSSGWRQRLPFSQLYPLLIHAFLFGGNYVSSVRAVLNRFR; encoded by the coding sequence ATGATTTCAAAGCCCTTACTCGATCAGCTGAAATTCCCGGTAACGGAGCAGGAGGTCATTCAAAGCGGACCGGTCAATCGGTGTCACCGCATTGCATCCGGCACCTCCAGCTATTTCCTCAAAGTGAACAACGCTTCCGGCTGTCCGATGCTGTTTGAAAAGGAATACAACGCGCTGAAAGCGCTCTCCGGCCGGAATGCCCTCAGGGTCCCGGAGCCACTGAAATGGGGCATTGCCGGTGAAGAGCAATACCTGCTTCTTGAGTGGATGGACACCGCTGCTCCCTTACCAAAAAGCTGGGAATTACTGGGCAGTGGTCTTGCACGTATCCACCGGGAAGGGGCGCCATATTTTGGTTTTTTTGAAGACAATTACCTGTCGGTGTGGCCGCAGGAAAACACAGTGACAGTCACATGGCCGGAGTTTTACGGCAACCACCGCATCCTGCCGCTCATCCGGGAGCTTTATCACTCCGGGATACTGACAAAAGCAGACAGTACCCTGGCAGAACGCTTTTGCAGGCGACTGCCGGAGCTGTTTCCTGATGAGCAGCCGGCGCTGTTGCACGGCGATCTGTGGAGCGGAAATATTCTCTTTACGATGCGTGGCGAGCCGGTTGTTGTTGACCCCGCCGTTTATTACGGGCACCGCGAAATGGATATTGGTATGACGCTCCTGTTCGGCGGATTTACGCAGGACTTCTACAGCTCTTATGAAGCGGTCTATCCGTTATCGTCCGGCTGGCGGCAGCGTTTGCCCTTCAGTCAGCTTTATCCCCTGCTGATCCATGCCTTCCTGTTCGGCGGAAATTATGTATCGTCGGTCCGGGCGGTGCTAAATCGATTTAGGTAA
- a CDS encoding serine/threonine protein kinase — translation MENTTINGYKLKYKLGEGGMAAIWYAENYLQKPAAVKVLQQRFCEMPEIVSRFENEAKLMVHLNHPHIRNIYDYSTVDGCPCMLMEYLEGKDLSQRMKDGEKFSNLQLVQWWNDLVDALQYTHRKNIIHRDIKPSNLFLTEEGKIKILDFGIAKLRDNVTVTQTGSRMGTLMYMSPEQVYDVKTLTYKTDIYSLAVTFYHLVSGNAPYDASRISDFEIQENIVRKNIDTSVLPEPWKGLLALYLAKNPEDRKELRRIDAQATKADETIVFTPVPPQPIETIYPPLSTHPAQRTGSNRFGYIFLVFFIVAGLVVFALNKEEILSLFGVNGEKKPPVEKPVTRPSSRKQAPKQPAEEMPADTTDAKNDTMTSTQVVTSEDLGMKKATLKNQINDYYRMRQDCGSLSRFFRDTVQQYYNRSNEVLTRIQKECAAYHGKWRFTEADITSSSYVFTFNPNGNTYVDFSMLYKIKQNEGDDWIPYNIDVSMVFDSDMKITRIVERRIEKL, via the coding sequence ATGGAGAATACGACCATTAACGGCTATAAACTAAAGTACAAATTAGGGGAAGGAGGCATGGCCGCTATCTGGTATGCAGAAAATTACCTGCAAAAGCCAGCAGCGGTAAAAGTGCTGCAACAACGTTTTTGCGAAATGCCGGAGATCGTAAGCCGCTTTGAAAACGAGGCGAAGCTGATGGTACACCTGAATCATCCGCATATCCGCAATATCTATGATTATTCCACGGTGGACGGGTGCCCCTGTATGCTCATGGAATACCTCGAAGGGAAGGACCTCTCGCAACGGATGAAAGACGGGGAAAAATTTTCCAACCTGCAACTGGTCCAGTGGTGGAACGATCTGGTGGATGCGCTCCAGTACACGCACCGGAAAAATATCATTCACCGGGATATCAAACCGTCCAATCTTTTTCTTACAGAAGAGGGTAAAATCAAAATACTTGATTTTGGAATTGCCAAGCTCCGGGATAATGTGACGGTAACACAAACCGGCTCCCGCATGGGAACACTGATGTATATGAGCCCGGAGCAGGTATATGACGTAAAGACGCTTACCTATAAAACGGATATCTACTCACTGGCCGTTACCTTCTATCATCTTGTCAGCGGTAATGCTCCTTATGATGCTTCCAGGATATCGGATTTTGAGATCCAGGAGAACATCGTACGTAAAAATATTGATACCAGCGTGCTTCCGGAGCCCTGGAAGGGGTTGCTGGCGCTGTACCTGGCAAAGAACCCTGAAGACCGCAAGGAGCTGCGCCGGATCGATGCACAGGCTACAAAAGCAGATGAAACGATCGTCTTTACCCCTGTGCCGCCGCAACCCATCGAGACCATCTACCCGCCGTTATCGACACATCCTGCCCAACGGACAGGATCCAATCGTTTCGGATATATTTTCCTGGTGTTTTTTATCGTTGCGGGGCTCGTCGTTTTTGCATTGAACAAAGAAGAGATCCTGTCCCTTTTCGGTGTTAACGGGGAGAAGAAGCCTCCGGTGGAGAAGCCGGTAACCCGTCCGTCTTCCCGTAAACAGGCGCCCAAACAACCGGCTGAAGAAATGCCGGCGGATACCACGGACGCAAAAAATGACACCATGACCTCAACGCAGGTGGTCACCAGCGAAGACCTTGGGATGAAGAAAGCAACGCTTAAAAACCAGATCAACGATTACTACCGGATGCGGCAGGATTGCGGCAGTTTGTCGCGTTTCTTCCGGGATACCGTGCAGCAATACTATAACCGGTCGAATGAAGTGCTGACCCGGATACAAAAAGAATGTGCGGCCTATCATGGAAAATGGCGCTTCACAGAAGCGGATATCACCAGCTCTTCCTATGTGTTCACCTTTAATCCGAACGGGAATACTTATGTAGACTTTAGCATGCTGTACAAGATAAAACAGAATGAAGGAGATGACTGGATCCCCTACAATATTGATGTTTCAATGGTTTTTGATAGCGATATGAAGATTACCCGGATTGTGGAGCGCAGGATCGAAAAATTATAA